The Anas platyrhynchos isolate ZD024472 breed Pekin duck chromosome Z, IASCAAS_PekinDuck_T2T, whole genome shotgun sequence genome includes a window with the following:
- the LOC119714450 gene encoding C-type lectin domain family 5 member A: MEEGVTYADLRLPPVPAPPQPVKLPWHWAPLSLGVLSLLLLLVQVILVGLSFHYLAHQASCAQREEKSLSYVQQSLRESCQFCPAGWMGDAGRCYYFSSAKKGWEQSKDDCCSRGAQLATARANSTLAFLTRVAHLDTFHVGLKRDNPRPEWKWLDGTVMRGRLPFQRPSSSFMACGRVSSSGLSAGLCGEALGWVCEKSAVTLQWLPSSIPTFLWGNTTYTCVGP; this comes from the exons ATGGAAGAGGGGGTCACGTACGCAGATCTGCGCTTGCCCCCCGTACCAG CTCCCCCACAGCCCGTGAAGCtgccctggcactgggcaccccTCAGCCTGGGagtcctgtccctgctgctcctgctggtgcaaGTCATCCTGGTCGGCTTGAGCTTCCACT ATCTAGCCCATCAGGCGAGCTGTGCCCAGAGAGAGGAGAAGAGCCTCAGCTACGTGCAGCAGTCTTTGCGAG AGAGCTGCCAGTTCTGCCCGGCCGGATGGATGGGGGACGCGGGGCGCTGCTACTACTTCTCCTCTGCCAAgaagggctgggagcagagcaaagACGACTGCTGCTCCAGGGGGGCGCAACTGGCCACTGCCCGAGCCAACAGCACCCTG GCTTTCCTGACACGCGTGGCCCACCTGGACACCTTCCACGTGGGGCTGAAGCGGGACAACCCCAGACCTGAGTGGAAGTGGCTGGACGGCACCGTGATGAGGGG GCGCCTCCCCTTCCAGcgccccagcagctccttcatgGCTTGTGGCAGGGTGTCCAGCTCGGGGCTGTCGGCTGGCTTGTGCGGGGAAGCCCTCGGCTGGGTCTGCGAGAAGAGCGCGGTCACCCTGCAGTGGCTGCCGTCCTCCATCCccaccttcctctgggggaacacCACCTACACCTGCGTGGGGCCCTAG
- the TMEM8B gene encoding transmembrane protein 8B isoform X2 gives MAGRGGGVARRVTSFSRARVGLRRRRRGGMGRRGGAGRGRRDPLVRPPLRPPPLLLLLLFLLLLLLLLLPPPADGLFVTDYFTRTPRKLSPFRSFASIELFHFHIPEDTVIAVWNLITFKEQGGTFGDHCPDRSITVYFRSGAPSVINPLRTHFPRDTAVPGSFALTLTWTLPNRTTGVFNVTSPLPGDWFLAAHLPKDEGKISVKGLYEECQYLFQPQLIVQRLVNIAVLYPGYASEQSMGPHNRSCLYKVFVPSYTSRVQVEVLRCRGAEGCPLWLWVRAKAPPLHNSTALDCREHAPCQLALDLPFWQHWYYVLVERHPGVPGTVSFQVIVQLTDCSRPSLSRPPFLPSSASMNMPHSFGSAGGLGLGADSPPPASPNGTRHPLAAVPSAAERCWPVRPTLRNELDTFSVHFYIFFGPNVSVPPDRPAVFVINLLPVLDSGGVLNLELRLNVSSLRGENATVFGCLNHEVPLASSDNASVTCETESLAGFLLSVNATASLSRLRIPYPQTGSWYLSLRSLCATEHGFEPCTNVTAEVYLRAYLSPCINDCGIYGQCKLLRTNNYLYAACECKAGWNGWGCTDNAEAFSYGFQLLSTLLLCLSNVMFVPPVAIAVRSHYLLEAAVYIFTMFFSTFYHACDQPGIVVFCIMDYDVLQFCDFLGSLMSVWVTVIAMARLQPVVKQVLYLLGAMLLSMALQMDRHGLWNLLGPSLFALGIMAIAWLAPSAGATATPPPGSAGLSTCAPGR, from the exons ATggccgggcggggagggggcgtggcgcGCCGGGTGACGTCATTCTCGCGGGCGCGCGTCGGgctccggcggcggcggcggggcggcatggggcggcggggcggcgcggggagggggcgccgGGACCCCCTCGTCCGCCCCCCGCtgcggccgccgccgctgctcctcctcctgctcttcctcctcctcctcctcctcctcctcctgccgccgCCCGCCG ACGGGCTCTTCGTGACCGACTACTTCACCCGCACGCCGCGCAAGCTCAGCCCCTTCCGCTCCTTTGCCAGCATCGAGCTCTTCCACTTCCACATCCCCGAGGACACCGTCATCGCCGTCTGGAACCTCATCACCTTCAAGGAACAGGGCGGCACCTTCGGGGACCACTGCCCGGACCGCAGCATCACCGT GTATTTCCGCTCGGGGGCTCCCTCCGTCATCAACCCGCTGCGCACGCACTTCCCCAGGGACACGGCCGTCCCTGGCTCCTTCGCCCTCACCCTCACCTGGACGCTGCCCAACCGCACCACCGGGGTGTTCAACGTCAccagccccctgcccggggACTGGTTTttggctgcccacctgcccAAGGATGAGGGGAAGATCTCCGTCAAG GGTCTCTACGAGGAGTGCCAGTACCTCTTCCAGCCGCAGCTCATCGTGCAGCGCCTGGTCAACATCGCCGTGCTGTACCCCGGATACGCCTCCGAGCAGAGCATGGGCCCCCACAACCGCTCCTGCCTCTACAA GGTGTTTGTGCCCAGCTACACGTCGCGCGTGCAGGTGGAGGTGCTGCGGTGCCGGGGGGCCGAGGGCTGCCCCCTGTGGCTGTGGGTACGGGCCAAGGCCCCCCCCCTGCACAACTCCACGGCGCTGGACTGCCGGGAGCACGCGCCCTGCCAGCTGGCGCTGGACCTGCCCTTCTGGCAGCACTGGTACTACGTGCTGGTGGAGAGGCACCCCGGCGTGCCGGGCACCGTCTCCTTCCAGGTCATCGTGCAGCTCACGG ACTGCTCCCGCCCCAGCCTGTCCCGGCCTCCCTTCCTGCCCTCCAGCGCCTCCATGAACATGCCCCACTCCTTCGGCTCCGCgggcgggctggggctgggtgccGACAGCCCCCCTCCCGCCAGCCCCAACGGTACCAGGCACCCTCTGGCCGCCGTCCCCAGCGCCGCCGAGCGCTGCTGGCCCGTGCGCCCCACGCTGCGCAACGAGCTGGACACCTTCTCCGTCCACTTCTACATCTTTTTCGGGCCCAACGTCTCGGTGCCGCCCGACCGCCCCGCCGTCTTCGTCATCAACCTGCTGCCGGTGCTGGACAGCGGCGGGGTGCTCAACCTGGAGCTGCGGCTCAACGTG AGCTCCCTGCGTGGTGAGAACGCGACGGTGTTCGGCTGCCTGAACCACGAGGTGCCGCTGGCCTCCAGTGACAACGCCTCGGTCACCTGCGAGACGG AGTCCCTGGCAGGCTTCCTCCTCTCCGTCAACGCCACGGCCAGCCTGAGCCGTCTGCGCATCCCCTACCCACAGACGGGCAGCTGGTACCTCAGCCTGCGCTCGCTCTGCGCCACGGAGCACGG GTTCGAGCCCTGCACCAACGTGACGGCCGAGGTCTACCTGCGCGCCTACCTCTCGCCCTGCATCAACGACTGCGGCATCTACGGGCAGTGCAAGCTGCTGCGCACCAACAACTACCTGTACGCCGCCTGCGAGTGCAAAGCCG GCTGGAACGGCTGGGGCTGCACGGACAACGCCGAGGCGTTCTCCTacggcttccagctcctctccacgctgctgctctgcctcagcAACGTCATGTTCGTGCCTCCCGTGGCCATCGCCGTGCGCAGCCACTACCTCCTGGAAGCCGCCGTCTACATCTTCACCATGTTCTTCTCCACC TTTTACCACGCCTGCGACCAGCCGGGCATCGTGGTGTTCTGCATCATGGACTACGACGTGCTGCAGTTCTGCGATTTCCTGGGCTCCCTCATGTCCGTCTGGGTCACCGTCATCGCCATGGCCCGGCTGCAGCCCGTGGTCAAGCAG GTGCTGTACCTGCTGGGGGCCATGCTGCTCTCCATGGCCCTGCAGATGGACCGCCACGGGCTCTGGAACCTGCTGGGACCCAGCCTCTTCGCCTTGGGCATCATGGCCATCGCTTGG CTCGCACCATCCGCCGGCGCCACTGCTACCCCCCCACCTGGAAGCGCTGGGCTTTCTACCTGTGCCCCGGGGCGCTGA
- the LOC119714447 gene encoding B-cell differentiation antigen CD72-like has product MAHSVLYADLRFAKGPRGHGMASGVLRAAPGMDEADSPYENVAPGPAPVRPAGEGTRHSPGRCSRRRCVPAGLLAASLLLLVALVALGTCYWQATRELRDTSLEQAAERGRFSQEARAWEQSLEQARRELAQARAELQRAWREGNSSLLELGRQEAELARVSGALAGAQRELQDVQGRLEAGERAASSLRACLDADCCPPGWLLYHGKCLFVSSEKKNWWLSQDDCKGRASQLLLHDERQAWALPPFLHTSGSKYWVEEQIASAAGLVVQQDEELYEMHPYPAKCSLSAAKGIERSSCRRYHQWICEQPPRLSSVSKALASLLDEE; this is encoded by the exons ATGGCGCACAGCGTGCTCTACGCCGACCTGCGCTTCGCCAAGGGGCCACGGGGACACGGCATGGCCAGCGGGGTGCTGCGGGCAG cccccggcaTGGATGAGGCCGACAGCCCCTACGAGAACGTGGCACCGGGGCCGGCACCCGTGAGGCCGGCTGGGGAAGGGACCCGGCACAGCCCAG GGCGCTGCTCCCGGCGGCGCTgcgtccccgcggggctgctggcagccagcctgctgctgctggtggccctggtggccctggggacctGCT aCTGGCAGGCGACCCGCGAGCTGCGGGACACGTCCCTGGAGCAGGCGGCCGAGCGCGGCCGCTTCTCGCAGGAGGCGCGGGCGTGGGAGCAGAGCCTGGAGCAGGCGCGCCGGGAGCTGGCGCAGGCGCGCGCGGAGCTGCAGCGAGCGTGGCGAGAGGGCAACAGcagcctgctggagctgggcaggcaggaggccgAGCTGGCACGAGTCTCGGGGGCCCTGGCCGGCGCCcagagggagctgcaggacgTGCAGGGGCGCCTGGAGGCCGGCGAGCGTGCGGCCAGCAGCCTGCGCGCCTGCCTGGACGcag ACTGCTGCCCCCCGGGCTGGCTGCTCTACCACGGCAAGTGCCTCTTCGTGTCCTCGGAGAAGAAGAACTGGTGGCTAAGCCAGGACGACTGCAAGGGGAgagcctcccagctgctgctgcacgaCGAGCGGCAGGCGTGGGCGCTGCCG CCTTTCCTGCACACCAGCGGCTCCAAGTACTGGGTGGAGGAGCAGATTGCCAGCGCCGCCGGGTTGGTCGTGCAGCAGGACGAGGAGCTGTATGAGAT GCACCCTTACCCTGCCAAGTGCTCGCTGTCAGCAGCCAAAGGCATTGAGCGGTCATCATGCAGGAGGTACCACCAGTGGATCTGCGAGCAGCCCCCGAGGCTCAGCAGCGTGTCCAAGGCCCTCGCATCGCTCCTGGACGAGGAGTGA
- the LOC119714554 gene encoding uncharacterized protein, with protein sequence MPRGRAWTPAEVSSLLALVEGSGEAALLMASTSWPNEALWQEISRGLAAAGYGRSVAQCRSKWKALKQAFHSERETRRRAGRHSSRLPPHYRTMKSIWKAAGRPVFGERRLPELVKPPPRKRRSLAARSPAPPAAAETPAVLLAPLLQCPKDEPESHPASPLCSLPAARGDHVDGASPDPAATPRTSCCIPPQPLPGCLKEESAELKAGFPGETSPGMGRGNPGSPGMAAASEHAVGEDSADTSLQGGGVAGLLQSVQQLLVQILQTSRQQQALLESLASDTVSHLHLLSHSLVQVGETLHQLLLRPPAPHAHYAPHAAPLFEGDPQIPLLPGLPPCGKEESQVPPDAGCAPP encoded by the exons ATGCCCCGCGGGCGAGCCTGGACACCAGCGGAGGTCAGCAGCCTCCTGGCGCTGGTGGAAGGCTCCGGAGAGGCCGCCCTGCTGATGGCCTCCACGTCGTGGCCCAACGAGGCGCTGTGGCAGGAGATCTCCCGGGGGCTGGCGGCGGCCGGCTACGGCCGTAGCGTGGCCCAGTGCCGCTCCAAGTGGAAGGCACTGAAGCAGGCTTTCCACTCGGAGCGGGAGACGCGCCGCCGTGCCGGGCGGCACTCGTCGCGCCTGCCCCCGCACTACCGCACCATGAAGAGCATCTGGAAGGCGGCCGGGCGGCCCGTTTTTGGGGAGAGGCGGCTGCCCG AGCTGGTCAAGCCGCCCCCCAGGAAGCGCAGGTCGCTGGCCGCACGCTCGCCGGCACCGCCAG ctgctgcagagacCCCCGCCGTGCTGCTGGCACCGCTGCTGCAGTGCCCAAAGGACGAGCCGGAGAGCC ACCCCGCGTCTCCTCTCTgctctctccctgcagcccgCGGGGACCACGTCGATGGAGCATCGCCCGACCCCGCGGCCACCCCAC GTACCAGCTGCTGCATccctccccaacccctcccGG GCTGCCTGAAAGAGGAGAGCGCCGAGCTGAAGGCAG GTTTTCCTGGTGAGACGTCCCCAGGGATGGGGCGAGGAAACCCAGGCTCCCCGGGGATGGCTGCAGCGAGCGAGCACGCGGTGGGCGAAGACTCAGCGGACACGAGCCTGCAAG GCGGCGGCGTGGCGGGCTTGCTGCAGAGcgtgcagcagctgctggtgcagaTCCTGCAGACGTCGCGGCAGCAGCAGGCGCTGCTGGAGAGCCTGGCCAGCGACACCGTctcccacctccacctcctctcccaCAGCCTGGTGCAGGTGGGCGAGACcctgcaccagctcctgctccgGCCGCCGGCCCCCCACGCCCACTACGCCCCCCACGCCGCCCCCCTTTTCGAGGGCGACCCCCAGATCCCGCTGCTCCCCGGGCTCCCCCCTTGCGGCAAGGAGGAGTCCCAGGTGCCCCCCGACGCCGGCTGCGCCCCGCCGTGA
- the TMEM8B gene encoding transmembrane protein 8B isoform X1: protein MAGRGGGVARRVTSFSRARVGLRRRRRGGMGRRGGAGRGRRDPLVRPPLRPPPLLLLLLFLLLLLLLLLPPPADGLFVTDYFTRTPRKLSPFRSFASIELFHFHIPEDTVIAVWNLITFKEQGGTFGDHCPDRSITVYFRSGAPSVINPLRTHFPRDTAVPGSFALTLTWTLPNRTTGVFNVTSPLPGDWFLAAHLPKDEGKISVKGLYEECQYLFQPQLIVQRLVNIAVLYPGYASEQSMGPHNRSCLYKVFVPSYTSRVQVEVLRCRGAEGCPLWLWVRAKAPPLHNSTALDCREHAPCQLALDLPFWQHWYYVLVERHPGVPGTVSFQVIVQLTDCSRPSLSRPPFLPSSASMNMPHSFGSAGGLGLGADSPPPASPNGTRHPLAAVPSAAERCWPVRPTLRNELDTFSVHFYIFFGPNVSVPPDRPAVFVINLLPVLDSGGVLNLELRLNVSSLRGENATVFGCLNHEVPLASSDNASVTCETESLAGFLLSVNATASLSRLRIPYPQTGSWYLSLRSLCATEHGFEPCTNVTAEVYLRAYLSPCINDCGIYGQCKLLRTNNYLYAACECKAGWNGWGCTDNAEAFSYGFQLLSTLLLCLSNVMFVPPVAIAVRSHYLLEAAVYIFTMFFSTFYHACDQPGIVVFCIMDYDVLQFCDFLGSLMSVWVTVIAMARLQPVVKQVLYLLGAMLLSMALQMDRHGLWNLLGPSLFALGIMAIAWTARTIRRRHCYPPTWKRWAFYLCPGALIAAGAVLLYAFVETEENYFYIHSIWHLLIAGSVGFLLPPRAKPAGRLGPLPRRKGCGYQLCVNEQEELGLVDPAVASINSICTG from the exons ATggccgggcggggagggggcgtggcgcGCCGGGTGACGTCATTCTCGCGGGCGCGCGTCGGgctccggcggcggcggcggggcggcatggggcggcggggcggcgcggggagggggcgccgGGACCCCCTCGTCCGCCCCCCGCtgcggccgccgccgctgctcctcctcctgctcttcctcctcctcctcctcctcctcctcctgccgccgCCCGCCG ACGGGCTCTTCGTGACCGACTACTTCACCCGCACGCCGCGCAAGCTCAGCCCCTTCCGCTCCTTTGCCAGCATCGAGCTCTTCCACTTCCACATCCCCGAGGACACCGTCATCGCCGTCTGGAACCTCATCACCTTCAAGGAACAGGGCGGCACCTTCGGGGACCACTGCCCGGACCGCAGCATCACCGT GTATTTCCGCTCGGGGGCTCCCTCCGTCATCAACCCGCTGCGCACGCACTTCCCCAGGGACACGGCCGTCCCTGGCTCCTTCGCCCTCACCCTCACCTGGACGCTGCCCAACCGCACCACCGGGGTGTTCAACGTCAccagccccctgcccggggACTGGTTTttggctgcccacctgcccAAGGATGAGGGGAAGATCTCCGTCAAG GGTCTCTACGAGGAGTGCCAGTACCTCTTCCAGCCGCAGCTCATCGTGCAGCGCCTGGTCAACATCGCCGTGCTGTACCCCGGATACGCCTCCGAGCAGAGCATGGGCCCCCACAACCGCTCCTGCCTCTACAA GGTGTTTGTGCCCAGCTACACGTCGCGCGTGCAGGTGGAGGTGCTGCGGTGCCGGGGGGCCGAGGGCTGCCCCCTGTGGCTGTGGGTACGGGCCAAGGCCCCCCCCCTGCACAACTCCACGGCGCTGGACTGCCGGGAGCACGCGCCCTGCCAGCTGGCGCTGGACCTGCCCTTCTGGCAGCACTGGTACTACGTGCTGGTGGAGAGGCACCCCGGCGTGCCGGGCACCGTCTCCTTCCAGGTCATCGTGCAGCTCACGG ACTGCTCCCGCCCCAGCCTGTCCCGGCCTCCCTTCCTGCCCTCCAGCGCCTCCATGAACATGCCCCACTCCTTCGGCTCCGCgggcgggctggggctgggtgccGACAGCCCCCCTCCCGCCAGCCCCAACGGTACCAGGCACCCTCTGGCCGCCGTCCCCAGCGCCGCCGAGCGCTGCTGGCCCGTGCGCCCCACGCTGCGCAACGAGCTGGACACCTTCTCCGTCCACTTCTACATCTTTTTCGGGCCCAACGTCTCGGTGCCGCCCGACCGCCCCGCCGTCTTCGTCATCAACCTGCTGCCGGTGCTGGACAGCGGCGGGGTGCTCAACCTGGAGCTGCGGCTCAACGTG AGCTCCCTGCGTGGTGAGAACGCGACGGTGTTCGGCTGCCTGAACCACGAGGTGCCGCTGGCCTCCAGTGACAACGCCTCGGTCACCTGCGAGACGG AGTCCCTGGCAGGCTTCCTCCTCTCCGTCAACGCCACGGCCAGCCTGAGCCGTCTGCGCATCCCCTACCCACAGACGGGCAGCTGGTACCTCAGCCTGCGCTCGCTCTGCGCCACGGAGCACGG GTTCGAGCCCTGCACCAACGTGACGGCCGAGGTCTACCTGCGCGCCTACCTCTCGCCCTGCATCAACGACTGCGGCATCTACGGGCAGTGCAAGCTGCTGCGCACCAACAACTACCTGTACGCCGCCTGCGAGTGCAAAGCCG GCTGGAACGGCTGGGGCTGCACGGACAACGCCGAGGCGTTCTCCTacggcttccagctcctctccacgctgctgctctgcctcagcAACGTCATGTTCGTGCCTCCCGTGGCCATCGCCGTGCGCAGCCACTACCTCCTGGAAGCCGCCGTCTACATCTTCACCATGTTCTTCTCCACC TTTTACCACGCCTGCGACCAGCCGGGCATCGTGGTGTTCTGCATCATGGACTACGACGTGCTGCAGTTCTGCGATTTCCTGGGCTCCCTCATGTCCGTCTGGGTCACCGTCATCGCCATGGCCCGGCTGCAGCCCGTGGTCAAGCAG GTGCTGTACCTGCTGGGGGCCATGCTGCTCTCCATGGCCCTGCAGATGGACCGCCACGGGCTCTGGAACCTGCTGGGACCCAGCCTCTTCGCCTTGGGCATCATGGCCATCGCTTGG ACAGCTCGCACCATCCGCCGGCGCCACTGCTACCCCCCCACCTGGAAGCGCTGGGCTTTCTACCTGTGCCCCGGGGCGCTGATCGCGGCGGGCGCCGTGCTGCTCTACGCCTTCGTGGAGACGGAGGAGAATTACTTCTACATCCACAGCATCTGGCACCTGCTGATCGCTGGCAGCGTCGGcttcctgctgcccccccgCGCCAAACCCGCCGGGCGCCTGGGGCCGCTGCCCCGCCGCAAGGGCTGCGGGTACCAGCTCTGCGTCAAcgagcaggaggagctggggctggtcGACCCCGCCGTCGCCTCCATCAACAGCATCTGCACCGGGTGA
- the LOC119714449 gene encoding B-cell differentiation antigen CD72-like isoform X2 codes for MAHSVLYADLRFAKGPRGHSMASGVLGAAPGMDEADSPYENVAPGPAPVRPAGEGTRHSPGRCSRRRCVPAGLLAASLLLLVALVALGTCYWQATRELRDTSLEQAAERGRFSQEARAWEQSLEQARRELAQARTELQRAWREGNSSLLELGRQEAELARVSGALAGAQRELQDVQGRLEASERAASSLRACLDADCCPPGWLLYHGKCLFVSSEKKSWRLSQDDCEGRASQLLLHDERQGWALPPFLLEGSTKYWVKPRTKNAVRTEEDFGWVHVALGMHTDGLRDCGSHILLQVLPLGLRAAPQAQQPVRDALSSPG; via the exons ATGGCGCACAGCGTGCTCTACGCCGACCTGCGCTTCGCCAAGGGGCCACGGGGACACAGCATGGCCAGCGGAGTGCTGGGGGCAG cccccggcaTGGATGAGGCCGACAGCCCCTATGAGAACGTGGCACCGGGGCCAGCACCCGTGAGGCCGGCTGGGGAAGGGACCCGGCACAGCCCAG GGCGCTGCTCCCGGCGGCGCTgcgtccccgcggggctgctggcagccagcctgctgctgctggtggccctgGTGGCCCTGGGAACCTGCT aCTGGCAGGCGACCCGCGAGCTGCGGGACACGTCCCTGGAGCAGGCGGCCGAGCGCGGCCGCTTCTCGCAGGAGGCGCGGGCGTGGGAGCAGAGCCTGGAGCAGGCGCGCCGGGAGCTGGCGCAGGCGCGCACGGAGCTGCAGCGAGCGTGGCGAGAGGGCAACAGcagcctgctggagctgggcaggcaggaggccgAGCTGGCACGAGTCTCGGGGGCCCTGGCCGGCGCCCAGAGAGAGCTGCAGGACGTGCAGGGGCGCCTGGAGGCCAGCGAGCGTGCGGCCAGCAGCCTGCGCGCCTGCCTGGACGCAG ACTGCTGCCCCCCGGGCTGGCTGCTCTACCACGGCAAGTGCCTCTTCGTGTCCTCGGAGAAGAAGAGCTGGCGGCTGAGCCAGGACGACTGCGAGGGGAgagcctcccagctgctgctgcacgaCGAGCGGCAGGGGTGGGCGCTGCCG CCTTTCCTGCTCGAGGGCAGCACCAAGTACTGGGTGAAGCCGAGGACCAAAAATGCTGTGAGGACGGAGGAGGACTTTGGGTGG GTACACGTGGCTTTGGGAATGCACACTGATGGGCTCCGGGATTGTGGATCTCACATACTGCTACAGGTCTTACCACTGGGTCTGCGAGCAGCCCCCCAAGCTCAGCAACCTGTCCGAGatgctctctcctctcctggctAG
- the LOC119714449 gene encoding B-cell differentiation antigen CD72-like isoform X1 — translation MAHSVLYADLRFAKGPRGHSMASGVLGAAPGMDEADSPYENVAPGPAPVRPAGEGTRHSPGRCSRRRCVPAGLLAASLLLLVALVALGTCYWQATRELRDTSLEQAAERGRFSQEARAWEQSLEQARRELAQARTELQRAWREGNSSLLELGRQEAELARVSGALAGAQRELQDVQGRLEASERAASSLRACLDADCCPPGWLLYHGKCLFVSSEKKSWRLSQDDCEGRASQLLLHDERQGWALPPFLLEGSTKYWVKPRTKNAVRTEEDFGYTWLWECTLMGSGIVDLTYCYRSYHWVCEQPPKLSNLSEMLSPLLARG, via the exons ATGGCGCACAGCGTGCTCTACGCCGACCTGCGCTTCGCCAAGGGGCCACGGGGACACAGCATGGCCAGCGGAGTGCTGGGGGCAG cccccggcaTGGATGAGGCCGACAGCCCCTATGAGAACGTGGCACCGGGGCCAGCACCCGTGAGGCCGGCTGGGGAAGGGACCCGGCACAGCCCAG GGCGCTGCTCCCGGCGGCGCTgcgtccccgcggggctgctggcagccagcctgctgctgctggtggccctgGTGGCCCTGGGAACCTGCT aCTGGCAGGCGACCCGCGAGCTGCGGGACACGTCCCTGGAGCAGGCGGCCGAGCGCGGCCGCTTCTCGCAGGAGGCGCGGGCGTGGGAGCAGAGCCTGGAGCAGGCGCGCCGGGAGCTGGCGCAGGCGCGCACGGAGCTGCAGCGAGCGTGGCGAGAGGGCAACAGcagcctgctggagctgggcaggcaggaggccgAGCTGGCACGAGTCTCGGGGGCCCTGGCCGGCGCCCAGAGAGAGCTGCAGGACGTGCAGGGGCGCCTGGAGGCCAGCGAGCGTGCGGCCAGCAGCCTGCGCGCCTGCCTGGACGCAG ACTGCTGCCCCCCGGGCTGGCTGCTCTACCACGGCAAGTGCCTCTTCGTGTCCTCGGAGAAGAAGAGCTGGCGGCTGAGCCAGGACGACTGCGAGGGGAgagcctcccagctgctgctgcacgaCGAGCGGCAGGGGTGGGCGCTGCCG CCTTTCCTGCTCGAGGGCAGCACCAAGTACTGGGTGAAGCCGAGGACCAAAAATGCTGTGAGGACGGAGGAGGACTTTGG GTACACGTGGCTTTGGGAATGCACACTGATGGGCTCCGGGATTGTGGATCTCACATACTGCTACAGGTCTTACCACTGGGTCTGCGAGCAGCCCCCCAAGCTCAGCAACCTGTCCGAGatgctctctcctctcctggctAGGGGCTGA